From Erigeron canadensis isolate Cc75 chromosome 5, C_canadensis_v1, whole genome shotgun sequence:
ATTAATGACATTTCAGGATATTAATCgctttaaaatttatgtcaTCAAAATCTATCACTTCAATCATGAAAATGAGAACTTACCCTTTATCCACCAGCCAGTGTACCAAGCCCGCTGTGACGCCTTTAGTCGTAGAAAAAACCGGAAATAAGCTATCAGGATGAACGGGCCGAggatcatcatcatctattcCCAAGACTCCTGCGGCCGTATCGATAATCACTTTACCGTCTTTGTATGCACAAACCTATATAAGATGAACACGTAGCGCcgcgtttatatatataaatatatgatgtgTTACTATACACTTGAGAGTATGTTTTGCTGCATGCTAGCAGCTAATACtcagtgtgtatatatatatacgagagcaagtacgtgcgcgttgcggcggtgagatggtcggggtgataggtcatagagtgtgatagccaaatgccttagctgtacgggctccgccatcaaatttaaaaagtcgtcgaaagttatcgaatgacatctctaattaaagagcatgaaatcttaagaacactcatataatttttataatttatcggtgtacggtttttgagataaaagattttgaatgaattagaggaataaatgatttatagaggagagagaaaaaaaatgattggttgagatttgaggagagagaaaaagtgttatgtaaatatagaattgatatatatggacattttaagaaagtaaatattgaaacttaaaatgtataCAGAagagatttgctttataatatagtatagatatgagAAAAGTGGTCAAATATATGGCTGTCGAACAATTGTCTACCaacttttaaatgtttaatacTGATTATTGTAGTCTAATAGCTAGCTAGTAAGCTAAGAAAAAGGGCGTGTACCTGGATTCCAAGTATTTTATGATCAGCATTTCCTAGCTCAACCAAGAAACGCCTTAGCTTTGCCTCTACTTCAGAATTTACCGGACTATCATATAACCATTTTGCGCTCGCGGATGGCTGATTATTATTCATTGTTGCTTTAAACAAACTATATATGAGAAGAGCCCTAATTTGAACTGATGCGATATGTATATTatggcttatatatatatgctcaatatatataattggacTTGTTGGTTTCTTAATTGACGTAGGATTTTAAGGTAGTTAATTGGTTGGATTATATTGGTAGATGGGCCAAATATGAGTACATATGCTACTTAAGGTTGGTTTTAACAAagatacaataataatattatatggtttctttttgttttggCGGCATTCGAAATGAAAGTGATTCCAATTGGACATTGTGATGACTAGTACTATAGATTATCGTACCTCAATAATGCACGAGTTATGTGTTAGTTTATATAATTCTTCTGTAAAAAAAAGTTGCCTTTATATGATGATCagtaaaaatacattaaaagcTAGGTAATGTACGTACATGAGTTCTTTCATTTAatagataagtatatatatatttaaaataacaaataatcattttcttgtacataaaattttaaattttaatgtagTATAGATGTAGAGATTTGTAAATGTAATTAGTTTTACTAGGTGTAAACTCATATCCcacattgaaaaatgaataAACTCTAAGTTTTATTATTCGAGTAACCATACCCTTACAAATTTAACTAGTATGGGTTATATAGgtgatatttttttaagttggGTTTACCTGATCGAATAActcaaataaaaatttatatcttaTAATTTATGATATATGTTGTTGAAACCATCAAAGTTGAATAAGTGGTTAACTTCTTTGCCTTTGGAGACAAAGCTGAAGGACTCAAGGGTTCTTTCCTGCTCATACCTTGAAAAGTCGAAAGTCCTTTTCTACCTTAGGTGAGACTTGGAACTTGGAAGCGGTAGACTATCTACCTTGGAGGATAAAAGTTGTCTACATGACTACATTTTAACCTCCTCCATACATCATCATAGTATTGAGACCAAGACTCATAGATGAGGGCATTGAGTGTTACTTACTTACtaactaattattaattataatacatATTATGTACTTAACTTCAtgactacatgtttatattcatACCTCTACCCGATGTGGTTCACAATCATAAATTTAATATCTTAAAATGTTCATGTAGATTAAATtcaaacatatatttaataatattattattattattaccattattattattattatttatagtatttaaaattaaaatatataacattagttttttctaattttcacttatacatattgttaaaacacatttatatataatctataattATACGGGGTATCATTGGCTATGTTGTTGAAATACCAAAATCTAGATAACTCGACCGATCAACATCCTGAAATCAATAAGTCTTTAGGGtgtcaaaaattaataaataaaacaattacaatgcttaaatcaaataaaacttACACTAATCTTTCAATTTATGCTTTGATCTACtcttatatcattaaaaaaaccctatcaactttaatattttgaatttgttttttattaggCTCAATACATCGAcaaggaaaaacaaaaatccTTGATAAATCAGTGCCTTGTAAGTTGTCAGCCCAACAAAGTCACTTAAGTCCATATGGCCCCATAGCTGCATTATCTTGTATGTTAACAAAATAGCATGAATATAGATTTGATTTGcgatttataaaagaaatgaacGTTTGGAAGAGGTGGTCTGGGCctcaatttaattaattagctaaTTACGTAAAATAACAAATCAATTATGAATTAATCCTATTGTTGATTCTTTACTAATTTTTCTATCGCGATAAGCTATTAATGGGTAGGTGATCAAACTTTTAAATGATTGTTTAATCACTTTATtgtaaaagatatattttataaaactatgaGTTAATTGTAGGATTGGTCCCTTTGGTTTGTACATTTTAGCAATGAGGGTCCATTTTCAAGTATCGTTGCAATGGggtccttattttgagaatattTTGCAAGACTGGTCTCTTTTTAACATGACCGTTAGCGGGTGTCGTTAAGTCTACTCGTGGCAATAACGTGTAGGGACAATATCGTCTTTTCACACAACATAGATTGGACCTTTATTGCTAATGAACTCGAAAAGTAACCCCATTGCTAAATTgtgtaaaccacatggaccaatcttgcaattaactcttgataatacatataatcatttatatttatttttttcttatacatACTAAAAAACTACTGATTTAAGCATTTCTTAACTAActaaaaaacttaattaactGTTAAAACTGTAGAACAtggaccaaaaaaaaaataatattactaataataattgtaaaaaaGTCTTattgatttagttttttttataatccatcactaaattatactttttagttttttattaaagaataaattttACTTAATACTTAATTGGTTATTAACAGTTTTTTGCTTTTCATAattattaaagattaaattgtttgaaatatatatttccatgtactatataatacaaagtATATTAATTACTCGATAGatctaaaatatattaaaaaatctgTTAGCCTtcatattaaaataaactttcacgtatatttattaattattatttaaaaatcaacCAACTGCATAAATGTTTAATAGTTACATAAAGaactaaaatatcatatatgacatttatattattcagacgagtttgttttttaataaagggagaatttcatatatgtctTATATTGACatcttaattacatatttaccaaacttaaattaataattatatatatatatatatatatattcaatttttgTTTAGATAATATCGTATATGTCCAAACTATAAATTATATTGTGATAAAgactagaaagaaaaaaaaaaaacttattcacCAATATTGTTTATTTCTAACGATCCTACTAATTAACATACACTCATTTAGGCTTATGTTTTTTCATTGCCATTATGTTTAAAAATCTTATGTGCTTACAAATCCTTTTATGGTTGtactttgtttcttttttatggTAATCACTTTCGAAGtatcttataaaatccttaCATAGCTGCAATATTATGTATTTTGAGGATTCGTTTGTTACATAATATTACAATCTCTTAATATAAACATAGTTCGCCATgataacataaacaataacataagCGACAGTCATTTGGGCGTATTTTTTGGTCAAATGTCATGGTCTATCGTGTTTTTATCTATTAGGTTTTATAAAAGATGTTCGTGATAATATAGAgacaatacttaaacttttttaGCTATATGAATCATGCACTACAACCACAATTTCTTTCATGGGAATGATATCTATTTGATGTTATTTCATAGTAACGGACCAATGGTATTGATTAATGTGCATGACATGTTGCTCCTGGATTCTTTATTTAGCGTTTTTTGTTTAGTAGTTTTATTGTACCataaaattgttttgtttattatttgtatatacaAAAGCTTTCTTACTGTGTGTCTTTTGCTCTACTGATTCACACccgatcatatatatatgcaaccGCAACTTCGAGATGTGTTTAGATCTTTCGAGATTTGTTTGGATCTTGTAAAGGTTTACCTTGTTAATTACTTATGCAATTCGTTTAATATGTACAGTAGAACCTGaataaattaatactcgataaattaataacctcgataaaactaataatttgtccggTCACAACTTGGGACCAGTACAAAATTAGACAccaatcaattaaataataagataatattttttttgaaaccccAAGGTAAATATATAGGTCccatcaaaactataaattaataatttcttaaatattccaaaattttaatattgtttagtaaaaaattaaTCTATCCTTAAATTTCAACATTGCACTTAAGAGTTGAGACATTGTCGCAACAAAAGGTGTGAAGAATTGTTAGCGGCTTATAATGCTTATTTTCGAGTGATTGATTTCTAAATTAATGTATCATCCTCAACTTCATTATCAACTAGATTTTAAACAGTATCCATCACAATTTCTTCAATGCTTTGAACCTCATGACATTCATTATTTTCACCAGCATATCCCGCAACTCATTCACATTCGTTTTGTGTTAATACTGCATACTCGTAATCAAGCTCACGAATGTCTTCTTCATAGTTTACATCGTTTAAATTACTTTGAGCCAATTGAATTTATGAAACGAGTTTTATCGTTGAAAGCAATTTGCTTTGGACTCTTGTGTCATTTAATGTGTGAATGTACATTAGATATGgaaattttgaaagaaatacATGAacatctttaaattaataatttattaatttatcgatataataatatctcgataatttaataaaatatctcggtcctaacattattaatatatagaggttttactgtaATTAGTTGTTAGTTAGGAATGATAAATAGAGAATTTATTAAGTAaatgtaattatatatcattttataacacaatggataaatatgatataatctagacaaaatttggatatatatgtaattattaatttaagttgGGTAAATATGTACTTAGAGTGTTAATATGggacatatatgaaaattttcctTTAAGGGATATCTAATTCTTAACGTAGAAAATATCTTAGTTGTTAaccttaaataataataaaagtttatatatcaattagttttcaaaagataaattacaattttatattgtaatcttttttttatttaaaaaagttctcaatgtatcaattgcaagattggtccgtATGGGttttccattttagcaatgggggtctCTTTTTTGAGTTCActagcaatgggggtcccttatgtattatataaaaagacaaTAATTCCCCTTAATGTAATGGCCACGTGAAGACTTGACGGCATCTGCTAAAGGTTTCGTTAAAAAGcgaccaattttgcaaaaaattgttaaaacagGAACACCCATTGCAACGATACTTAAAAAGTGACCCCCATTGTTAAAGtgtgtaaaccacagggaccaatcttgcaattaactctaaaacTAATGATAACAAAGGTgtaaaatgttttcaaattttgaatCCTTTAAAGTAGAActtataataaagtttttttttttttttacttttaattacttgttaagttttagttttcatattgAGTTATTTACCAAGGTCTATATTAAACTATCAAATGAAAACATGAGTTGAATGTCCAAAGAAAACAACCCGACCTGAATGTTTAAGGgaaaaaaacctaaaatttaGCTATTTTACATATcttattacatatatttagaTTCCCTACTGACTATGAAAGAATTGATAAGAAATAATTATAGCACATggtacaaaatatatatttttagtaaatGGTTTCAACTTAACGTTACATGCAGTCATGCTTTAAATGTTTGATCAACTGTTGGTAACAAAAATTAAGGTTTAGATCAAACTCTCTTTAGTTGATGActagtttcttatttttctcCATTGATCCTTTATACATTTTTAGTATAGGAAGATCAAGTTCCGAGCAAATAAGATTGATGATCTCCCCGGTGAAAGCACCCATAGATAACTTGTTTAAGGTCACGGAAATCGCAAACCTATTGCTTATGTCACAATATCCGGTAGATCCACCTAAACCCGTGTGCCCAAACCCAATTATAGAATCATTGGTTGCTTTAACCTTGTTAAAACCGAGTCCAAACATCCCATTTGGTACGATTAAATCTTTATGATCTCCAAGTCCTAAGAAAGCATCGAGAACTTCCTCTTTAGAGTTATTAAAGATCTTAGTCATGTCAACTTCATGAGTAGTTTTTTTGGAAGGGGAACCGGGGTTGTGAGGATGGCTTCCGAGTGGCGGGAGGGAAGAGGAATGGATGGGTGGGACTACACCGCCATCCACAAGGGTGGCATAGTAGCGAGCCAATGCCCGAGCTGAAAAGTGTCCATTGGAAGCAGGTAGTATGGCACGACGAACCTTGATGGTGTTGGATATGGTAATAAGGTTGGAAACTACGTCGAAAGAGAATGTGGAAGGCATGTAGGTAAAACGGTCCGGTGTAAGTATTTTGGCCATCAAAATTAGTTCATCTTCATCTACCGTAAGAGTTGCCAAACGAGATTCAACTCCTGAAACGCACATAAATAACAACTCAAACTTCTACTCATCAGTAGCTAGCAAGATTTGGGAAAATAAGATCTTTGGGGGGAATCATACCGGTAGGAATGCCTATATAAAACTCTCCTTCAACATTAAGCGGACGCACAAAAGCTTTCTCAAGAATGTCCTGAAACTTCTCTCCTGAAGCATGCTGCACATTCAACAACTATTGTATTGTATATAGATTGTAAAACAATTAACAGTTAACAATCTATATACAATACACTATATATATGCGTAAAACAATTAACAGTCAAGCAAACAAACGAATTTGTCTAAGAGACTTTCTACCCTTCACAACAACATCTggcaattttcatttttcagcCCGGccatttaaatttaacatgtctatatatcatttttcagcccatttaaatttaatatatgtattaaaaattgATGGATTGCCCTTAGggatttttttaaacattagcGCTTTTAAAGGGGCATGAGTTCGGGCCTTTAATTTCcaacaacaaattttttttattatcaacaTCATGCTTTTATTacttgaaaaactaaaaaacaaacctTAAAGTTTATGTCTTTCAAATTAGTGTAAACTTTTTTACAAATTCCCCGACAATGTGTCGGCCATCATTGTTCAAGAACTTATATCATATAAGTTGATGATTGTCACTCACACAACAAGAGCTAAAATACAAAGAAATaagaattaaattattaatattgatCATTTATATAGAATTTGTACTTCACTTCTTCATGTCCTCTATTCCTCTAATTCAAAGATCTTTTGGTTCATTCCAAGGGTTGATTACATTGATGGTCTTAACTCTTTAtggtttattttaaatttcacaTTATGACCTTTAAGTTTAATAATGAAAACCAACGTACGTTCTATATTTGGAAATTCGTTTCACTGATGATCCTTTATGCTTCATAAAACTTTTGAGCAACCAATTTATCCTATCTAAATTGGCTTCTGATTTTAGATTTATTGCTTCTTACAATACCGTCGTTTTAGATCCCCAACTTTTAAACAAGTGTGTAGCAAAGTGTGGAGAAAAAACCTCATTAGTATAAGTTAATGATTATTGTAAATAAATGAAGCCAGGTCCAAAAACATTGAGGCATAAACCTAAAGGGTCTTGAGTTACATTTGTATAACTCATGCACTCCATCAAATGGGCTCAGGTCGTCCACAAAAAAGTGAAATTAGAAGAGGGgtcataaaaataaatgataccTCGATGATTCCACCACATAACCAGCCATATGATAGATAATGGTTCAACTGTACACTACCAGGTTTAGTCTCAGGACAGACTGCAGCTATGCATTTTATACATtcagaaaaattacaaaataatgaaagatgatcttcttcagAAATGCCAGCAAGTGCGTTGTGCAGACCAGCAGTATGATTAAGTATATGATTAACCTATAATAGAAGAAAGATATATGATGTACTACTTTAATGAGGTTATGTAGTACGCAGTTATAAAGTTTCAAAGAACACACATATAGATAAAAGGGCATCagaaaaaactaaagaaaaaaaaaagacttttcatatattttgatGTTCATAAAATATGATTGTCTACAATCCCTCAACCAAGCGATGTCGTCCCTAATGTTCACCTCACCTCAGCTAATCAATTTATACCTTTAATTAAGGGGTGTTTGAAAATGCAAATTTTAAAAAGCAATCTAATCATGATGGTGTTTGAATGTGTTTTTGTGGTTCAAAATTTGTAATCATTaagatatttattttattacatgCAAATCCAAATATCTTTTATGAATATAAGATCGACAAGAAGTAAAAGAATCTGGACTCGAAACAACCTTTATTTGATCTTTTCCGTTAATACCAAACTCCGGCCATATCTTCGCGACATTGTCGTCAAGCTTGAGTTTCCTACgatgaaaatatatgttattgttataatttCCTTCCATAACTTGATACCATATAATCCTTTCATGGTATTAGAATATGCCAgaaaaatattatcattattatgcAACAATAAAGGATCATCTAGGCACTGTGCATACAAGAATTTACTTGGTATGATGCATTTATATTTGGAATTTTCCAATATAAATGAATAATGAACCATTTATCAGTCACTTACCCAATGGTTTAACGACTTATATGGAAGAAGACAAATCATGTAACATTGCAGCTAAAGAGGCATGCATGAGGTTGGATTTGAACCTCATACCTTTGATTTTTGTTGCTAGTTCCTTACTATTAAGAATATGATACGAATCAAGCTGGTCAGCATGGTCAAGGGCTGCATGTGCTTATTGGGTTAAAGTCAACAGACGTTTAGGTTTAGGGGCTtaagtaataattattattactgttagttattattattatttacttgtGGGTCAAGTTAGGTTAAGGAGTCTATCTCTCTAAATAAAGCCATAGGTCGCGGTTGTTAGTGTGGAGAATTATCattgtttagtttattattGTCTAGTTTTATTCTTGGAGCAACTGAAGCTCGAATTCAGCCTAATCAATGGAACAACCGACTTTGTTCGGTTATATTCCAGTTTATTATCTTCCGTTCAATATTATTCTGCTGTTGTAATATGTCAATTGTTGGTTTCTGCTCGTTTATTACTTATATGCTACCTATTTCCTTGGATTTTGATGGTTGGTacatatcaattggtatcagagttATGCAACCCGTGGTTTTGTCTTTTTTGTTCTTAAGTTAAAAAGATGGAGAAATTTAGAGCAAAGATGGAGGAATTCAAGGCAAAAACAGAGGAATTTAGTAGGAAATACGAGGAATACATGGAACGGCGTGCAAGGCAACATAATGAAATCATGACATTATTAAGGGAGTTTGCGATTTCAAGGGGGTACAATGTGTCTAACTGGCCCTCATCGGCTGGTGTTGAAGGTACTCAATCTGCTAATGGTTGTGAAGACAAGTGTTGTTAGTGAACAACATTCCGCCCAACTAACCGATCAAAAAATCAACATAGTGGAAGATATCAGCACAATCACACCATGTAGAAAGAAGCAAGGAGTCCGAGGATGAAACCACTAAGGTATCTGGAAGGCAGTAATAGATCAGAGTATCTCTCGTCAAGTTACAGTTAGTAAGGAGATTGAATATGTTTCGGATTCAGTGAAGACAAGTGTTGTTAGTGAACAACATTCTGCTGTTGTAAAATGTCAATTGTTGGTTTATGCTCTTTTATTGCTTATATGCTGGCTATTTCGTGGTTTTTGATGGTTGTACGAGAATCACATctttagagagaaaaaaaaaagggtacgTAGTTCCGATACAAGATAAGATATGCGACCATTATTAGTAATCTGCATGGCTAAAAATATAGAGTAACACCTAATGCCGTCTTCCAAGGGTTATGGTTCCCAAGATGACGTATGGGGAAAATTAAAATGTAGATTGTCTTACCACTACTTAAGGTAGAAAGGTTGCTTCCAAGTTTTAACAAAGGTaaaaaaggacctccggcctgACAGACATATAAAGATCACACCTTGACCACTATCTCCATAGACGAGCTCCAACCCTTAAACATGTAAGTTAATTTCATGCCCTTTAGTTAAACTATTGTTTATCCATCATTTCTTGTAAGGATCACCTACGAATCATATATGTCATTCTTCTAGCTTGTACATGTTTAATTAAAGTCCTAAGATGAACACACTTCAAATCGCACACCATATGATAACTTAGGAACATGTTGCTACAAGCTCAAAATCTGATCTAATTTGGCATGAAGACTGATCAAGGATGGTACTAGGTACTAGCAAGTAGGCAAGAGGTGAGCTTATTATAGTCTAAAAAGTAGGTCTACAATTTTTCTTGCAATTAAATGTGAATATTCTTAATTTCTATATAGCATGCAAGGGGATAACAAAAattacttattttaaaattggaGTCGACTATATAGCTTTCCATCTCAAGCTGCTGCTGCATGA
This genomic window contains:
- the LOC122601702 gene encoding uncharacterized protein LOC122601702, with the translated sequence MNNNMPPFSSVSAKWLYDSPVNSDVEVKLRQFLVENADKIIGIQVCAYKDGKVIIDTAAGVLGIDDDDPRPVQPDSLFPVFSATKGVTSGLVHWLVDKGKLKLDDNVAKIWPEFGINGKDQIKVNHILNHTAGLHNALAGISEEDHLSLFCNFSECIKCIAAVCPETKPGSVQLNHYLSYGWLCGGIIEHASGEKFQDILEKAFVRPLNVEGEFYIGIPTGVESRLATLTVDEDELILMAKILTPDRFTYMPSTFSFDVVSNLITISNTIKVRRAILPASNGHFSARALARYYATLVDGGVVPPIHSSSLPPLGSHPHNPGSPSKKTTHEVDMTKIFNNSKEEVLDAFLGLGDHKDLIVPNGMFGLGFNKVKATNDSIIGFGHTGLGGSTGYCDISNRFAISVTLNKLSMGAFTGEIINLICSELDLPILKMYKGSMEKNKKLVIN